The genomic region GCTTCGGGTTTTTTGTTATCAGGCCTTTTTTAATTGCCGTTCTTTTCGTTTGTCTGCAAATCTCACCTTGGCCCTGTTCACCAGGTAGAACATAACCGGTACAACTACCAAGGTAAGGAAGGTGGCGAATACAAGTCCGAAGATTACTGTCCAGGCAAGTGGTCCCCAGAAGATCACGTTGTCACCTCCAATATATATTCCGGGATCATAATCTGTAATTAATCCGAAGAAATCTATATTCAGACCTACCGCTAACGGGATCAAACCAAGAACCGTGGTGATGGCGGTAAGCAATACTGGTCTTAACCTTGATTTACCCCCTCTAACAATAACATCGAAGTATTGAACCCTTGTTAGTAATTCATCTTCATCAAGATCGAGTTCCTTTTTCTTACGGTCTATTAATATCTGGGTATAATCTATTAGAACGATCGCATTGTTAACTACAATACCTGCAAGCGAAATAATTCCCATCATCGTCATAATAATGATGAAATCCATCTGGAAGATTATTAATCCAAGGAATACGCCCACCAAACTCAGAACTACCGCCATTAAAATAATAATAGGCTTGGAGATAGAGTTGAACTGAGCCACCAGGATCAATAGAATTCCACCAAGTGCAATGAGAAGTGCCTTTAAAAGGAAATTCATGTTTTCTGCCTGCTCTTCCTGCTCTCCGGTGAACTCCAGGCTAATATCTTCTGGCATTTCATAATTCTTAAGAGCGGTTTTCAATTGATCTACTATCTGGTTACCGTTGTAACCTTGTAGCACGTTAGAGTAGACAGTAATTACCCTTTTAAGATCCTTTCGTTTTATGGAGCTAAAAGAAGAAGCAACCTCGGTCTCTACTAAAGAGGAGATCGGGATCTGCCTTGTTTGCCCAGAGTTTTGATCTTTAAAGGTGATTGGCTGATTGAAAAGCGCATTTTCATTATATCTGAATTCTTCATTAAAACGAACATTTACTTCGTAATCATCATCACCTTCTTTATAAGTTGAAACTTCTTCACCGTAGATAGCTCGTCTCAAAGTTTGTCCAACCTGAGAGGTTGAAACTCCAAGCTGTCCGGCTTTTCTTCGGTCTACCCTTACATCCAGTTCAGGTTTAGATTTATTTACGTCAATTTTAAGTTCCTCGATCCCAGGAATGCTTAAATCCTGGATATAAGACCTAAGGTTTTCAGCTTCGGCGAGCATGGTCTCATAATCTTCACCTTTCAATTCAATATTAATAGGATAACCTGCCGGAGGTCCCGCGGCATCTTTTTCTACCTGGATCGAAGCGCCTGGGAATTCATTAACAGCATCGCGAACTTCAGCAAGAACCTGTGAACTTTCTACTCCACGACGTTCCTTAAATTCACGCATCACAATAGTAACTTTACCTTTGTGAGGCATTTCATTTTGCTGCCCACCATCTGTCTGAGGGTTTCCGGCACCTTCACCTACCTGGGAAATAACAGATTCCACCATAAAGTTATAGCCATCCTCATCTTCATACTTTTCAACTACGTCAAAGATCTGTTCCTCTACTTTTTTGGTAAGTTCATTGGTCTTCTCGATATCGGTACCTTCAGGATATTCAATATAAGTTATAACCTGCTTGGGTTGGTTTTCCGGAAAGAATAAAACGTCTGGTTGCACAAGTCCAATCAGAACAAAAGAAAGAAATAGTAAAAGCAGGGTTCCAAAGAAGAAACCATAGGCTTTTCTTCCTCTTAAGGCGAACTTTAAAAATCTTTCATAATTGCTTTCCAGTTTTTTAAGCGATTTAAACTGAAAATATTTGACCGCCCCAGAAAGAACATATTTATAGAACCACATTAATATTGCCCCCAAAAGGAATAAATTACCTACTGCTCTTAAAGCTCCAACGTTTACCAGGTAACCAGACACCAGTAATACGACGCCGATTATAGCCATTACGATACTAATCCTGATCAACCTCTTTTTGGAAATTCTTCCTTCTTCAGTTTTCATGAACTGTGAGGTTAGCATAGAGTTAATGATCAATGCTACAAACAATGAAGAACCGAGGACTATGGATAGTGTAATAGGGAAGATCACCATGAATTTACCAATGGTTCCTGGCCATAATCCTAGTGGGAAAAATGCCATTAAAGTGGTCGCAGTAGAGGCAATGATAGGCCATGCGATCTCTCCGAGCCCCTGCTTTGCTGCCTTTTTTCTTGGCCAACCTTCATCCATTAGCGTGTAAACATTCTCCACAACCACGATCCCATTATCTACAAGCATTCCCAGACCCATAACCAGAGCGAAAAGCACCATGGTGTTCAGAGTATAACCCAGGCTGGAAAGGATGATATAGGAAAGGAACATGGATAACGGTATTGCCAATCCTACGAATAATGAGTTTCTAAAGCCCAGGAAGAACATTAATACCAGTACCACCAGGATCACACCAAAAATGATGTTGTTTACCAGGTCATTTACCTGGTTGCGGGTGTCGGTAGAAAGGTCATTGGTAAGACTTATTTCTAAAGACTCCGGAAGATATTCTTCCTGCTCGGTCTTGATGATCTCCTTGATCTCATCTACCGCCTCGATCATATTCTTTCCACTTCGCTTCTTAACATCGAGCATTACTACCGGCTCACCATATTCTCTCGCGTAAGTGGTAGCATCTTTTTCCTGAAAATTGACTTCCGCGATATCTTTGAGAAAGATATTCCCACCGTCACTTTTCACTACGACATTTCTTAACTCGGCCGGATCCTCGATCTCTCCAATGATCCTGATATTCTTCTGAACTCCGCTGGTGATAATATTTCCTCCGGAAATGGTCCTGTTTTCGGCACTTACCGCACTTATAATATCCTGAAAACTGACTTCTGAAGCGCTCATCTTATAAATATCAACGGCAATCTCCACCTCCATATCTTCGGCTCCACGAATACTGGCTTCCTTGATCTGCGGAAGTAATTCGATCTTCTCCTGAAGATATTCGGCATAATCCTTCAACTGCTGTACGGTATAATCTCCCGTAAGGTTGATATTCAGGATAGGTTGTTCTTCTGAAAGGTTGAGGTCAAAAACATTAGGTTCAACCTTAGCGCCATTATCCAGGGTAGGCCAGGTGGTTTCTGCTTTTACCAGGTCAACCTTATCCTTTATCTTTTGTTTTGCGACATCTACATTTACCTCTTCTTCAAATTCCACGATCACCAAGGAGTAATCCTGCAGGGTAGTGGAGCTGATTTCCTTTACACCCCCAACGTCGTTAAATTCTTCTTCCAGGGGTTCTGTAATAAATTTCTCCACATCTTCTGCCGAGTTACCAGGGTTGATGGAGCTTACATAAATCTTGGTCTCTATGATCTCTGGAAAAGATTCCCGGGGCATACTATAATAGGAGAGTAGACCGCCTATCATAATTATGGCGATGATGACATAAACCGTCATCTTGTTGTCTATCGCCCAGGAGGAGAGTTTGAATTCTTTATCTAATTTCATTCTGCTTATTTTCTGAATTTAACTTCCTGACCGTCGCGTATGTTTTTCGCTCCGTCGGTAATTAAGATTTGTCCGCTTTCCAGACCTTGTTTGATCTCAATGGAATCGTTATAAACCAGCCCGGTTTCTACGATCACTTTTTTTGCGGTACCAAAGTTCTTTTCGTTCTCTTGCTCCAGTACGTATACTATGCTTTCACCCTGGGCATTCTTCTGAATACTGCTTTCCGGGATCACAATAGCGTTTTCTGAAGTGTAATCGTTTAATTTGATCGTAGCGATCTGGTTTGGTTTAATAAGGTCGTTCTCGTTTGGCACGGCAACTTCGATCTTAAAAGTCCTGTTATTAGGATTGATATTATTCCCAACCTGGCTGATCTTTCCTTCAAATTCACGACCTACAGAACCAATATTTACTTTTACCTCAGTTCCTTTAGAAATCTTACTTAGATAATTCTCCGGCACATCGGCCTCAACATACATTTTATCAAGGCTTATAAGTCTGAAAAGTTGATTCTGGCCGGGGCTTACTACTTCACCCTGCTCGCTTATCACTTCATCTACCACTCCGCTGAAGGGAGCTCTAACTACCGTTTTGTCCAGTTGTGACTTTAATCTGTTAACTGAACTCTGTAAAGCCTCATAATTAGTCTTCGCTTCCAAGTATTGCATTTCTGAACCAATATTTTGTTCCCAAAGTCTTTCCTGTCTTTCGTAGGTAGTTTTGGCGAGTCTTTCCTGAGCTTCCAA from Gramella sp. MT6 harbors:
- a CDS encoding efflux RND transporter periplasmic adaptor subunit — translated: MKKLIILFGLSLVLISCGGEAENKSIDQVLESEDLSQIRAKKSELSNEQAQIAEQIDRLDEAIKRLDKNRRMDLVSIQTITDTLFKHYAEVQGNVATDENIIIYPEFSGILTDVRVNEGDRVSKGQVLARIDDGGLQNELAQLEAQERLAKTTYERQERLWEQNIGSEMQYLEAKTNYEALQSSVNRLKSQLDKTVVRAPFSGVVDEVISEQGEVVSPGQNQLFRLISLDKMYVEADVPENYLSKISKGTEVKVNIGSVGREFEGKISQVGNNINPNNRTFKIEVAVPNENDLIKPNQIATIKLNDYTSENAIVIPESSIQKNAQGESIVYVLEQENEKNFGTAKKVIVETGLVYNDSIEIKQGLESGQILITDGAKNIRDGQEVKFRK
- a CDS encoding efflux RND transporter permease subunit; amino-acid sequence: MKLDKEFKLSSWAIDNKMTVYVIIAIIMIGGLLSYYSMPRESFPEIIETKIYVSSINPGNSAEDVEKFITEPLEEEFNDVGGVKEISSTTLQDYSLVIVEFEEEVNVDVAKQKIKDKVDLVKAETTWPTLDNGAKVEPNVFDLNLSEEQPILNINLTGDYTVQQLKDYAEYLQEKIELLPQIKEASIRGAEDMEVEIAVDIYKMSASEVSFQDIISAVSAENRTISGGNIITSGVQKNIRIIGEIEDPAELRNVVVKSDGGNIFLKDIAEVNFQEKDATTYAREYGEPVVMLDVKKRSGKNMIEAVDEIKEIIKTEQEEYLPESLEISLTNDLSTDTRNQVNDLVNNIIFGVILVVLVLMFFLGFRNSLFVGLAIPLSMFLSYIILSSLGYTLNTMVLFALVMGLGMLVDNGIVVVENVYTLMDEGWPRKKAAKQGLGEIAWPIIASTATTLMAFFPLGLWPGTIGKFMVIFPITLSIVLGSSLFVALIINSMLTSQFMKTEEGRISKKRLIRISIVMAIIGVVLLVSGYLVNVGALRAVGNLFLLGAILMWFYKYVLSGAVKYFQFKSLKKLESNYERFLKFALRGRKAYGFFFGTLLLLFLSFVLIGLVQPDVLFFPENQPKQVITYIEYPEGTDIEKTNELTKKVEEQIFDVVEKYEDEDGYNFMVESVISQVGEGAGNPQTDGGQQNEMPHKGKVTIVMREFKERRGVESSQVLAEVRDAVNEFPGASIQVEKDAAGPPAGYPINIELKGEDYETMLAEAENLRSYIQDLSIPGIEELKIDVNKSKPELDVRVDRRKAGQLGVSTSQVGQTLRRAIYGEEVSTYKEGDDDYEVNVRFNEEFRYNENALFNQPITFKDQNSGQTRQIPISSLVETEVASSFSSIKRKDLKRVITVYSNVLQGYNGNQIVDQLKTALKNYEMPEDISLEFTGEQEEQAENMNFLLKALLIALGGILLILVAQFNSISKPIIILMAVVLSLVGVFLGLIIFQMDFIIIMTMMGIISLAGIVVNNAIVLIDYTQILIDRKKKELDLDEDELLTRVQYFDVIVRGGKSRLRPVLLTAITTVLGLIPLAVGLNIDFFGLITDYDPGIYIGGDNVIFWGPLAWTVIFGLVFATFLTLVVVPVMFYLVNRAKVRFADKRKERQLKKA